CAACGTGACAGCGCCGGATTAATCGTCTGGATTGATGCGACCTAAATCCCGAATCGGGTCATAAAAATAAGAGGACATGCTTGCATAACGATGCGGCTTGGGAGGAAGCGACACGCTTATGTCAATCCTTTCGATGCCGCGTTTTATGGTGTAGGAAACGGATCGGGTGCAAATGAAGAGATAATTTCCTTGCGGGCACGGATATCGTTTTTCACCGGCCGGCAGCCATGCCTCGCGCAGCCTTATTTCGGTCAATTCATTGTCCGCGGAGTAATGCGCCAGCGTCGTCACCCTGAGCGTATCCTCGGAATTGACCATCATCATGATCGAGCGCGAGGCCGCGGCAAAGCTGATGGCGATGATGGCGAGTGCGATCAGCGTCTCGATGAGGGTGAATCCGGGTTCCGAAGATTTGCCGAGGCAAGATCCCCCCCTGGTGCTGGTTGGCTTGACAGGTCGAGTCGTCATAGTCGGCCGATGAAAAAATAACGCCCGGCGATGCATCGCCACCGGACGTGCGGGAAAGCCTGCCGGCGGCACCCCCTCGGCCGAGGAGTTGAACTGGCTCGGCCAGGCCGGGCGCAGTCAACTCCTCGGGCGCTATCCGATCAGGTCAACACCTCACGTAGACCGGCTTGATGTC
This genomic window from Burkholderia glumae LMG 2196 = ATCC 33617 contains:
- the gspI gene encoding type II secretion system minor pseudopilin GspI, producing MHRRALFFHRPTMTTRPVKPTSTRGGSCLGKSSEPGFTLIETLIALAIIAISFAAASRSIMMMVNSEDTLRVTTLAHYSADNELTEIRLREAWLPAGEKRYPCPQGNYLFICTRSVSYTIKRGIERIDISVSLPPKPHRYASMSSYFYDPIRDLGRINPDD